One segment of Gordonia terrae DNA contains the following:
- a CDS encoding lysophospholipid acyltransferase family protein, protein MKVDLSESQAVYEHYLTHQQDRTRARLMYGVLAARIRPVVRLRSRDRLTRVVRSGAPLLIAANHVSERDPLVLAAAGFRSPLRRRIGNLRVLAKDELFADAEQRRKIDTLGGIPVFRGKDHGVRAAADAGRQMIGVCVERMARGDSIAVFPEGTCNEGDPTQVQRLGTGIGHIAHRALRDDVGVWLISAGIAYPDGGGRPVVALGDPVDLATRRDDTPAAVTRWIQRDLQGVVDDACSQVR, encoded by the coding sequence GTGAAGGTCGACCTGTCCGAATCCCAGGCTGTGTACGAGCACTACCTGACGCATCAGCAGGATCGAACCCGGGCGCGGCTGATGTACGGAGTGCTGGCCGCCCGGATTCGACCGGTCGTGCGCCTCCGTTCCCGGGACCGTCTCACGCGCGTTGTCCGCAGCGGTGCACCGTTGCTGATCGCGGCCAACCACGTCTCCGAACGGGATCCGCTGGTGCTCGCCGCGGCCGGATTCCGGTCGCCCCTGCGGAGGCGGATCGGCAATCTGCGTGTCCTCGCGAAGGACGAACTGTTCGCCGATGCCGAGCAACGCAGGAAGATCGACACCCTCGGTGGGATCCCCGTCTTCCGCGGGAAGGACCACGGGGTGCGCGCCGCCGCGGATGCGGGTCGTCAGATGATCGGCGTGTGCGTCGAACGGATGGCGCGCGGAGACAGCATCGCCGTGTTTCCGGAAGGCACGTGCAACGAGGGCGACCCCACACAGGTGCAACGACTCGGCACCGGAATCGGCCACATCGCCCATCGGGCGCTTCGCGACGACGTCGGGGTGTGGTTGATCTCCGCGGGGATCGCCTATCCGGACGGAGGCGGGCGCCCCGTCGTCGCGTTGGGTGATCCGGTGGACCTCGCTACGCGGCGGGACGACACGCCTGCAGCGGTCACCCGATGGATCCAGCGAGATCTGCAAGGGGTGGTCGACGACGCGTGCAGCCAGGTCCGTTGA
- a CDS encoding GlxA family transcriptional regulator yields the protein MRIAIYAFDGVSTFHLAAPQLVFGEVTRVLPSVSWETTLWSFTGGDVTVAEGYRLSGVAGPDSATTADIVVVPSWPEHLPALDDALREVLRGAHERGATIVGLCLGAVAVADSGLLAGRPAVTHWAAMDALRARHADIEVDSLVLYVDHGDVMTSAGTVSAVDACLHLVRNRLGADIANDVARRLVVAPHRDGGQAQYTRRPVPETHTGNPIGDVIDWALEHLDETLTVDRLAAQACMSTRGFVRKFKVATGTTPAQWVLSQRLDAARVLLETTDLAIDTVARRCGFGSAVTMRQNFAAAFATSPANYRRQFRGV from the coding sequence ATGAGAATCGCGATCTACGCTTTCGACGGTGTGTCCACCTTTCACCTGGCTGCTCCCCAACTGGTGTTCGGTGAGGTCACCCGCGTGCTGCCGTCCGTGTCGTGGGAGACAACCCTCTGGAGCTTCACCGGTGGCGACGTGACGGTTGCCGAGGGCTACCGCCTGTCCGGTGTGGCCGGACCGGACTCGGCGACAACCGCTGACATCGTCGTCGTGCCCTCATGGCCTGAACATCTTCCCGCGCTCGATGACGCTCTTCGAGAAGTCCTGCGCGGTGCGCACGAGCGGGGTGCGACGATCGTCGGGTTGTGCCTGGGCGCGGTCGCCGTCGCGGACTCCGGTCTGCTCGCCGGACGGCCCGCGGTGACGCATTGGGCGGCCATGGACGCCCTCAGGGCGCGGCACGCCGACATCGAGGTCGACTCGCTGGTTCTCTACGTGGATCACGGCGACGTGATGACGTCGGCCGGCACGGTCTCCGCAGTCGATGCCTGTTTGCATCTGGTGCGGAACCGGCTGGGCGCCGACATCGCCAACGACGTCGCGCGGCGCCTGGTCGTCGCCCCGCACCGCGACGGTGGCCAGGCCCAGTACACGCGCCGTCCCGTTCCGGAGACGCACACGGGCAACCCGATCGGCGACGTGATCGATTGGGCGCTGGAGCATCTCGACGAGACGCTGACCGTCGACCGACTCGCGGCGCAGGCCTGTATGAGTACGCGCGGCTTCGTCCGCAAGTTCAAGGTCGCAACCGGAACGACCCCCGCGCAGTGGGTGCTGTCCCAACGCCTCGATGCGGCCCGTGTCCTCCTGGAGACGACTGATCTCGCGATCGACACGGTCGCTCGCCGTTGCGGTTTCGGCAGCGCGGTCACGATGCGCCAGAACTTCGCCGCCGCGTTCGCGACGTCACCGGCCAACTATCGGCGGCAGTTCCGGGGTGTGTGA
- the rsgA gene encoding ribosome small subunit-dependent GTPase A, whose protein sequence is MNSPDHSSGRIELTTLGWDDYFSTLFADHARDGDVPARVARVDRGGCDTLTATGPVRAVRGSGLGTDRERTVCTGDWVVLRRDDEPAHIVDVLPRRTAITRASSDRTSERQVLATNVDTVIIAVSVANRVNLGRIERLLTLAYDAGTRPVIALTKSDLVDDLVAGEAAVTAVAPGAEMVVTSTVSGVGVDALAATMTGTAVLLGSSGAGKSSLANALLGRDHMAANEIRSVDGKGRHTTAHRELLILPGGKALIDTPGLRGIGVQDVADAAGQTFAEIEELAHDCSFRDCEHRSEPRCAVQEAIRDGRIDEGRLERYRKLLRESEWSAARGDARQASKRSKRDKAITRDIRAMYRFRDRQG, encoded by the coding sequence GTGAATTCTCCAGATCATTCGTCCGGCCGTATCGAGCTGACCACGCTCGGCTGGGACGACTATTTTTCGACTCTGTTCGCCGATCACGCACGTGACGGCGACGTGCCCGCGCGCGTCGCGCGGGTGGATCGCGGCGGGTGCGACACCCTGACCGCAACGGGTCCGGTTCGCGCGGTCCGCGGCTCCGGACTCGGCACCGACCGCGAGCGGACGGTCTGCACCGGCGACTGGGTCGTGCTGCGCCGCGACGACGAGCCGGCCCACATCGTGGACGTGTTGCCGCGCCGGACGGCGATCACGCGGGCGAGTTCGGATCGGACGTCCGAACGGCAGGTGCTCGCTACCAACGTCGACACGGTGATCATCGCGGTGTCGGTGGCGAACCGGGTGAACCTCGGCCGGATCGAACGCCTGCTGACGCTGGCCTACGACGCCGGCACGCGACCGGTGATCGCGTTGACCAAGTCGGACCTGGTCGACGACCTCGTCGCCGGCGAAGCCGCGGTCACCGCGGTGGCCCCGGGCGCCGAGATGGTGGTGACGAGCACGGTCAGCGGTGTCGGTGTCGACGCGCTCGCGGCCACCATGACCGGCACCGCCGTTCTGCTGGGCTCGTCTGGTGCCGGCAAGTCGAGCCTGGCCAATGCGCTGCTGGGACGTGATCACATGGCGGCCAACGAGATCCGTTCCGTCGACGGTAAGGGACGACACACCACGGCGCACCGTGAGCTGTTGATTCTTCCCGGAGGCAAGGCCCTCATCGACACTCCTGGTCTGCGCGGGATCGGGGTCCAGGATGTCGCGGACGCGGCCGGTCAGACCTTCGCCGAGATCGAGGAGCTGGCACACGACTGCTCATTCCGCGATTGTGAGCACCGTAGCGAGCCCAGATGTGCGGTGCAGGAAGCGATTCGAGACGGTCGGATTGATGAGGGTCGATTGGAGCGCTACCGCAAACTGCTTCGCGAAAGCGAATGGTCGGCGGCCCGGGGCGATGCCCGCCAGGCGAGCAAGCGAAGCAAGCGGGACAAGGCCATCACGCGGGACATACGCGCGATGTATCGGTTTCGGGACCGACAGGGCTGA
- a CDS encoding GNAT family N-acetyltransferase, with protein MTDGSGIRILRSHSGTRVAELRWEWAREADPGVGPWRADGAFIAAVTAWLDDDRRTVWTAGAGDLAVGMVCLTEHARMPSPRRAAGGRWGYLGHLYVRPAFRGSGLGRDLIRRATGTADDRGYAKTVLSPTERSVGLYERCGFDMDNDLMIRRR; from the coding sequence GTGACCGATGGCAGCGGAATCCGGATACTGCGCAGTCACAGCGGGACACGCGTGGCCGAGCTCCGCTGGGAATGGGCACGTGAGGCCGATCCCGGCGTCGGGCCGTGGCGGGCCGATGGTGCGTTCATCGCAGCGGTCACGGCCTGGCTCGACGACGATCGCCGAACGGTCTGGACCGCCGGTGCCGGTGATCTCGCTGTCGGAATGGTGTGTTTGACTGAACACGCCCGGATGCCCAGTCCTCGCCGCGCCGCCGGTGGCCGTTGGGGCTATCTCGGCCACCTTTACGTGCGCCCCGCGTTCCGCGGGTCCGGTCTCGGACGGGACCTGATCCGGCGTGCCACCGGGACTGCCGACGATCGCGGATACGCCAAGACGGTCCTTTCACCAACCGAACGGTCAGTGGGCCTCTACGAGCGATGCGGTTTCGATATGGACAACGACCTCATGATCCGACGGCGGTGA
- a CDS encoding DUF6319 family protein has translation MCDNGAVSSQTKAGLTPGDLESLSAALASGKRVTVYLRDAMPSLNLEAGASARVVSIDGSTVTVSPRGVDDQLPFEADELRRNRTAPAPASSAGGRNSKRQPAQDVPVSVAKPATTESSPRQTPKRAQPVADTQSRAGEPTPSPATSKPPRKTKAPTAPTTVTITAAGESTWTVAVSHGTRKQGRPTEVTADRVARAMRELGDETAITAVDTVIESARSAAQRRIEELSQELEAARAALAHLDGPVGDD, from the coding sequence ATGTGCGACAATGGCGCGGTGAGTTCACAGACAAAGGCCGGACTGACTCCCGGCGACCTCGAGTCGCTGTCCGCTGCACTCGCTTCCGGAAAGCGGGTCACCGTGTACCTGCGAGACGCGATGCCGTCGTTGAATCTGGAGGCCGGCGCCTCGGCACGGGTCGTGTCGATCGATGGTTCGACAGTGACAGTGAGCCCCAGGGGCGTCGACGATCAGTTGCCGTTCGAGGCCGACGAGTTGCGGCGGAATCGAACGGCGCCGGCGCCCGCGTCGTCCGCCGGCGGACGAAACTCGAAACGGCAGCCCGCGCAGGACGTTCCCGTCTCGGTCGCCAAGCCCGCCACCACCGAATCGAGTCCGCGCCAGACACCCAAGAGGGCGCAACCCGTCGCCGACACTCAGTCCAGAGCCGGGGAGCCGACGCCCTCGCCCGCCACGAGCAAACCGCCGCGAAAGACGAAGGCGCCGACCGCTCCGACGACCGTGACCATCACCGCGGCCGGAGAGAGCACCTGGACGGTGGCAGTGTCACACGGCACCAGGAAGCAGGGGAGACCCACCGAGGTGACCGCAGACCGAGTGGCCAGGGCCATGCGCGAACTGGGCGACGAGACCGCGATCACCGCGGTCGACACCGTCATCGAGTCGGCACGCTCAGCCGCTCAGCGTCGCATCGAGGAACTCAGTCAGGAGCTCGAAGCCGCGCGGGCCGCCCTGGCGCACCTGGACGGTCCCGTCGGCGACGACTGA
- a CDS encoding DUF1206 domain-containing protein, producing the protein MSRNQVTGAVDRATDSPWFERLARAGHGVSGLLHLLIAYIILRLAFGGGGNADQSGALGIFADSAGGRFVLWVAAVAFAALALWRLAEAIVGPHATEPGEDSDGAEQWFDRGKALSLAVVYVGFAWSAIRFATGQGKSSGQENAGLTARLLQSGGGKFVLVAAGLIIIGVGIYHVYKGASRSFLDDLKISDDKAATVAGVIGYCGKGVVLAGTGILVIVAVVTADPSKATGIDGAVKSLSGLPAGQVLMVLAAVGIAAYGVYCYWLVRFARM; encoded by the coding sequence ATGAGCCGCAATCAAGTGACCGGCGCGGTGGACCGCGCCACCGACAGCCCGTGGTTCGAGCGTCTTGCGCGTGCCGGACACGGGGTCAGCGGTCTGCTCCATCTGCTGATCGCCTATATCATTCTGCGCCTCGCGTTCGGCGGGGGTGGAAACGCCGATCAGTCGGGGGCGCTGGGTATCTTCGCCGACTCAGCAGGCGGCCGGTTCGTGCTGTGGGTCGCCGCGGTCGCGTTCGCCGCTCTCGCACTGTGGCGACTCGCCGAGGCCATCGTGGGCCCTCATGCCACCGAGCCGGGTGAGGACAGTGACGGCGCCGAGCAGTGGTTCGACCGCGGAAAAGCACTGTCGCTGGCTGTCGTCTACGTCGGTTTCGCTTGGTCGGCAATCCGTTTCGCCACCGGCCAGGGAAAGTCGAGTGGTCAGGAGAACGCGGGTCTGACGGCGCGGCTTCTGCAGTCCGGTGGCGGCAAGTTCGTTCTGGTGGCAGCCGGTCTGATCATCATCGGAGTCGGGATCTATCACGTGTACAAGGGCGCCAGCCGTTCGTTCCTCGACGATCTCAAGATCTCCGACGACAAGGCTGCGACCGTCGCGGGCGTGATCGGCTATTGCGGTAAAGGCGTCGTCCTCGCCGGTACGGGCATCCTGGTCATCGTGGCGGTCGTGACCGCGGACCCATCCAAGGCCACGGGAATCGACGGCGCGGTCAAATCGCTGTCCGGACTGCCTGCCGGTCAGGTGTTGATGGTGCTGGCGGCAGTGGGTATCGCCGCCTACGGCGTGTACTGCTACTGGCTGGTGCGATTCGCGCGGATGTGA
- a CDS encoding YihY/virulence factor BrkB family protein: MQRDDAADPAERDTAVSDRDVRDDPDSADPDDPRKPDSPTDLTKPSIVFVLKKTAREFSRDQCTDLAAALTYYSVLSLFPALLALVSLLGVFGQGEKTTDAVLQMVDDVGPSSAVDTLRGPVEQLVSAPSAGFALVLGLVGALWSASGYVGAFGRAMNRMYEIDEGRPIWKLRPIMLLVTLVALVLAAAVALMLAISGPIAKSIGDVVGFGDTALTVWNIVRWPILLLFVVLIVAILYWATPNVQQPKFRWISAGAVLAIITWIVASAAFALYVSNFGSYNKTYGALAGVIVFLLWLWLTNLALLFGAEFDSELERGRQLQAGMPAEEHLQLPPRDTTASDKNDEKDQKFIEQARALRESQGN; this comes from the coding sequence ATGCAACGAGATGACGCCGCAGATCCAGCTGAACGAGACACGGCCGTATCTGACCGGGACGTCCGCGACGATCCGGATTCCGCCGATCCCGACGACCCACGGAAGCCGGACTCGCCGACAGATCTGACCAAGCCGTCGATCGTCTTCGTCCTGAAGAAGACGGCGCGCGAGTTCTCGCGGGACCAATGCACGGACCTGGCTGCCGCGTTGACCTATTACTCGGTGCTGTCGCTGTTTCCGGCCCTCCTCGCGCTGGTGTCCCTGCTCGGTGTGTTCGGCCAGGGCGAGAAGACGACCGACGCCGTCCTGCAGATGGTCGACGACGTCGGACCGTCGTCGGCAGTGGACACCCTGCGGGGCCCCGTCGAACAGCTGGTCTCCGCCCCCAGCGCCGGTTTCGCGCTCGTCCTGGGTCTGGTCGGCGCCTTGTGGTCGGCGTCCGGTTACGTCGGAGCATTCGGCCGTGCGATGAACCGGATGTATGAGATCGACGAGGGCCGACCCATCTGGAAGCTCCGGCCCATCATGCTGCTGGTGACATTGGTCGCTCTCGTGCTCGCGGCGGCAGTGGCACTGATGCTCGCGATCAGTGGGCCGATCGCGAAGTCGATCGGTGACGTCGTCGGATTCGGTGACACCGCACTCACCGTGTGGAACATCGTCCGGTGGCCGATCCTGCTGCTGTTCGTCGTCCTGATCGTCGCGATCCTGTACTGGGCAACGCCGAACGTGCAGCAGCCGAAGTTCCGCTGGATCAGCGCCGGTGCGGTCCTCGCCATCATCACCTGGATCGTCGCGTCGGCAGCGTTTGCGTTGTACGTCTCGAACTTCGGCAGTTACAACAAAACCTACGGAGCCCTCGCCGGGGTCATCGTCTTCCTGCTCTGGCTGTGGTTGACCAACCTCGCACTGCTCTTCGGCGCCGAATTCGATTCGGAACTGGAACGCGGCCGGCAACTCCAGGCGGGCATGCCCGCCGAGGAGCACCTGCAGCTGCCGCCGCGGGACACCACCGCGTCGGACAAGAACGACGAGAAGGATCAGAAGTTCATCGAACAGGCGCGCGCGCTTCGCGAGTCGCAAGGGAACTGA
- a CDS encoding NAD(P)-dependent alcohol dehydrogenase, whose product MKAIQIVKPGNRPELREVDKPTPGPGQVLLKVTAAGACHSDDFVLNMPAEGFPYPLPMTLGHEGAGVVAEIGSGVTSLTEGTAVAVYGPWGCGVCHFCSRGLENYCTRAAELGIAPPGLGNEGAMAEYMIVDDARHLVPLGDLDPVAAVPLTDAGLTPYHAIKPSLPKLVGGTTAVVIGAGGLGHIGIQLLRHLTPARIIALDVSEDKLAFAREVGAHETVLSDADAVANVRKITGNDGATAVFDFVGLQPTIDTAMGVVGTMGDVVIVGIGDGVAAAKVGFFSQPYEVSVRAPYWGARDELIEVLDLARDGVLEVAVEKFSLDDGLEAYRRLAANELRGRAVVIPD is encoded by the coding sequence ATGAAAGCCATCCAGATCGTCAAGCCAGGAAATCGGCCCGAACTCCGCGAGGTCGACAAGCCGACACCCGGACCGGGGCAGGTGCTGCTGAAGGTGACCGCGGCCGGTGCGTGCCACTCCGACGATTTCGTGCTCAACATGCCCGCCGAGGGCTTTCCCTATCCGCTGCCGATGACGCTCGGGCACGAGGGCGCAGGCGTGGTCGCCGAGATCGGTAGCGGCGTAACATCACTCACCGAGGGAACCGCGGTCGCGGTCTACGGCCCGTGGGGCTGCGGCGTCTGTCATTTCTGCTCGCGGGGCCTCGAGAACTACTGCACCCGCGCCGCCGAACTCGGCATCGCCCCGCCCGGACTCGGCAACGAGGGCGCGATGGCCGAGTACATGATCGTCGACGATGCTCGGCATCTCGTGCCGCTCGGTGATCTCGACCCGGTTGCGGCGGTACCGCTCACCGATGCCGGACTCACTCCTTACCATGCGATCAAACCGTCGCTGCCAAAGCTCGTCGGCGGCACCACCGCGGTCGTGATCGGCGCGGGTGGTCTCGGGCACATCGGGATTCAGCTGCTGAGGCACCTGACCCCGGCGCGGATCATCGCCCTCGATGTCAGCGAGGACAAGCTCGCGTTCGCGCGCGAAGTGGGCGCTCACGAGACGGTCCTCAGCGATGCCGACGCCGTCGCGAATGTTCGGAAGATCACCGGAAATGACGGGGCCACAGCCGTATTCGACTTCGTCGGACTGCAGCCGACGATCGACACCGCGATGGGAGTCGTCGGCACCATGGGCGATGTCGTGATCGTCGGCATCGGTGACGGGGTCGCGGCCGCCAAGGTCGGGTTCTTCTCGCAGCCGTATGAGGTGTCGGTACGCGCACCGTACTGGGGTGCCCGGGACGAACTCATCGAGGTCCTCGACCTCGCCCGTGACGGCGTCCTGGAGGTCGCCGTCGAGAAGTTCTCCCTCGACGACGGGCTCGAGGCGTATCGCCGGCTCGCTGCGAACGAGCTGCGCGGACGGGCGGTCGTGATTCCCGACTGA
- a CDS encoding zinc-ribbon domain-containing protein, whose amino-acid sequence MFFLFGYGRRQKHLGAGQTRACPRCHNTTQWARMREYSQFSVFFIPIARWNRRNFEACGICGAAVAV is encoded by the coding sequence GTGTTCTTCTTGTTCGGATATGGCCGTAGGCAGAAGCATCTCGGCGCGGGTCAGACCCGTGCGTGTCCCCGCTGTCACAACACCACCCAGTGGGCGCGGATGCGCGAGTACTCGCAGTTCTCCGTCTTCTTCATCCCGATCGCCCGGTGGAACCGGCGCAACTTCGAGGCCTGCGGGATCTGCGGCGCGGCAGTGGCGGTCTGA
- a CDS encoding protein adenylyltransferase SelO, producing the protein MSASPDSPARTSAAITGFERTFVDALTALTVPWQGADAPAPRLLVVNESLAADLQLDIGALRTDDGVALLSGAAAPADALPVATAYSGHQFGGYSPLLGDGRALLLGELIDRDGGRVDLQLKGSGRTPFSRGGDGFAVVGPMLREYLISEAMHALGIPTTRSLSVVATGRDIQRTGAEPGAVLARIAASHLRVGTFEYAVRNTDLTQQLADYAIDRHYPELARDSESGRNRYLEFFEAVLERQAALVAQWMLVGFVHGVMNTDNTTISGETIDYGPCAFLDAFDPSAVFSSIDHAGRYAYGNQPAVLKWNLARFAETLLRFMAETPDEAITAATEVLDSYEARYERHFATGMASKIGLEDASAEPDLIADLLTLMREHRADWTGTFRALADELRGDQVPITSLLPREYIGPWLDRWRAALAAAGREPAAVASTMDRVNPVYIPRNHQVDAALRAATEGDLEPFGRLLAAVTHPFERRTEWAHYAAPAPQAFSDSFQTFCGT; encoded by the coding sequence GTGTCCGCCTCCCCCGATTCCCCCGCACGCACCAGTGCCGCGATCACCGGCTTCGAGCGCACCTTCGTCGACGCGCTGACGGCCCTGACGGTGCCGTGGCAGGGGGCCGACGCGCCCGCCCCGCGGCTGCTCGTCGTCAACGAGTCACTCGCCGCCGACCTGCAGCTCGACATCGGGGCGCTCCGAACCGACGACGGCGTCGCGCTCCTGTCGGGTGCGGCCGCCCCGGCCGACGCGCTTCCCGTCGCAACCGCCTACTCCGGTCATCAGTTCGGCGGTTACTCCCCACTTCTCGGCGATGGCCGGGCATTGTTGCTCGGCGAGCTCATCGACCGCGATGGCGGGCGAGTCGATCTGCAACTCAAGGGATCCGGGCGCACGCCGTTCTCCCGGGGCGGCGACGGGTTCGCGGTCGTCGGGCCGATGTTGCGTGAGTATCTGATCAGCGAGGCCATGCACGCGCTCGGGATTCCGACGACGCGTTCGCTGTCGGTCGTGGCGACCGGCCGTGACATCCAGCGGACCGGTGCCGAGCCGGGCGCGGTGCTCGCCCGGATCGCCGCGAGCCATCTCCGCGTCGGAACCTTCGAGTACGCGGTGCGCAACACCGATCTGACCCAGCAGCTCGCCGATTATGCGATCGATCGTCACTATCCGGAGCTCGCGCGGGACTCGGAGTCCGGTCGCAACCGCTACCTCGAGTTCTTCGAAGCCGTCCTCGAACGTCAGGCCGCTCTGGTGGCCCAGTGGATGCTGGTCGGCTTCGTGCACGGGGTGATGAACACCGACAACACCACGATTTCGGGTGAGACAATCGACTACGGGCCCTGCGCGTTCCTCGACGCGTTCGACCCGTCGGCAGTGTTCAGTTCGATCGACCACGCGGGTCGGTACGCGTACGGAAATCAGCCGGCAGTCCTCAAGTGGAATCTGGCCCGGTTCGCCGAGACACTCCTCAGGTTCATGGCCGAGACGCCCGATGAGGCGATCACTGCGGCGACCGAGGTGCTGGACTCCTACGAGGCGCGGTACGAGCGCCACTTCGCGACCGGCATGGCGTCGAAGATCGGTCTGGAAGATGCGTCCGCCGAACCCGACCTGATCGCCGACCTCCTGACCCTGATGCGCGAGCATCGCGCCGACTGGACGGGTACCTTCCGCGCGCTCGCGGATGAGCTCCGCGGGGATCAGGTCCCGATCACCAGTCTCCTACCGCGCGAGTACATCGGTCCGTGGCTCGACCGGTGGCGAGCCGCGCTGGCCGCAGCCGGCCGCGAACCCGCGGCGGTCGCCTCGACGATGGATCGGGTCAATCCCGTGTACATCCCGCGCAATCACCAGGTCGACGCAGCCCTGCGCGCCGCGACCGAGGGAGATCTGGAACCCTTCGGTCGGCTGCTGGCGGCCGTCACTCATCCGTTCGAACGTCGCACGGAGTGGGCGCACTACGCGGCGCCGGCCCCGCAGGCCTTCAGCGACTCCTTCCAGACCTTCTGCGGCACCTAG
- a CDS encoding isochorismatase family protein: protein MAAPRRALVLVDIQNTYFDGPLAIQYPSRDTSLSNITRIIDHAEANGIPVAVVQHTLPAGAPVFAEGSPAWDLHPHVAERVTPRWKSVHKSVGSVFGGTDLADWLRTQDVDTITLVGYMTNNCDLASAAGAEELGFGVEIISDATGAIHLANAAGKASAEDVHNTLMALLNSNFAAVATTEAWIEAITSGTGLDRDNLVNSAIEGRNAFGA from the coding sequence GTGGCCGCACCCAGACGCGCACTCGTTCTCGTCGACATCCAGAACACGTACTTCGACGGCCCGCTCGCCATCCAGTACCCGTCGAGAGACACGAGTCTGTCGAACATCACCCGGATCATCGACCACGCCGAAGCCAACGGCATTCCGGTGGCCGTCGTTCAACACACGCTGCCGGCGGGCGCCCCGGTGTTCGCCGAGGGCAGTCCGGCGTGGGATCTGCATCCTCACGTCGCCGAACGGGTCACTCCGCGGTGGAAGTCGGTGCACAAGAGCGTCGGCAGCGTCTTTGGCGGTACCGACCTGGCGGACTGGTTGCGAACTCAGGACGTGGACACGATCACGCTCGTCGGTTACATGACCAACAACTGCGATCTGGCATCGGCGGCGGGCGCGGAGGAACTCGGCTTCGGCGTGGAGATCATCTCCGACGCCACCGGTGCCATCCACCTCGCGAACGCTGCCGGGAAGGCATCTGCCGAAGACGTCCACAACACCCTCATGGCACTGCTGAACTCGAATTTCGCCGCGGTGGCCACGACCGAGGCGTGGATCGAGGCCATCACCTCCGGCACCGGGCTGGACCGGGACAACCTCGTGAACTCGGCAATCGAGGGACGAAACGCGTTCGGCGCGTGA
- a CDS encoding TraR/DksA family transcriptional regulator produces the protein MNPGEDVDSRDALLAERERTAALIESLSSRLAAVVEATSDAAADDEHDPEGSTLAVERGHLVAQLERSRVRLDEIGAALDRVGSGSYGRCETCGTPIGAERLEVLPAARQCVRCAARSPSRRW, from the coding sequence GTGAACCCCGGTGAGGACGTCGATTCCCGCGATGCACTGCTCGCCGAGAGGGAACGCACCGCCGCACTGATCGAGTCCTTGTCGAGCCGCCTGGCCGCTGTCGTCGAGGCGACGAGTGACGCCGCGGCCGACGACGAGCACGACCCGGAGGGGTCGACTCTGGCGGTCGAACGCGGACATCTGGTCGCCCAGCTGGAACGCTCACGGGTCCGGCTCGACGAGATCGGTGCCGCCCTGGATCGAGTCGGTTCCGGCTCGTACGGCCGGTGCGAAACCTGCGGTACGCCAATCGGTGCGGAGCGACTCGAAGTGCTACCGGCCGCCCGGCAGTGCGTGCGATGCGCGGCGCGGAGTCCGTCGAGACGGTGGTGA